A DNA window from Melanotaenia boesemani isolate fMelBoe1 chromosome 6, fMelBoe1.pri, whole genome shotgun sequence contains the following coding sequences:
- the LOC121641953 gene encoding B-cell receptor CD22: protein MHVDTVFSVFSLIFVVLWRGVQAVSPVPSVPDRVQALVGSCVVIPCSFTPTAPHPPRGRKEKVDVRLRFRGGGHLFPLRSTAFNSQDRDQVSRDFLGRTSLFGQIANGDCSVKIERVRLDDPKVFEVALKKEDDLLWGRPSSFNLDVIDTPEPPTISGMLSATEGQLVTLNCSVSFHCPSRPPALQWTWERGAQLNITEPGEVQTLSPDSNRQMLLASVSFTVSHTVNPRLRCEVSYPGAKTLTTAKDLHVSFSPKDVKIQVQTLTVQDGGSALLVCSCKADPPASEYRWSYVQHGRTVHLHNRLHTVRVFNVTRDMRVRCSAKNLIGRGESQPTLLNIQYKPAILQLSSSCVVEDSKVLCHCSIESNPKPAVTWSVNGTVPPDDYNVSVISEPNMLTASLRGHMDKPLRVICFAFNALGNDSLVLLHGEEEAMPLLLLVLPAAAICLVISLLSLLVCCCRKRAKRHIMSRRPAMYPEGLGIYQERMPLYINCTEVTHVYSNGSYQLVYQNCTPLFVHTEQIRPMARRGGERRRGGEVGGMNRRAGVGVRGTREVQVSDAADPETAIYLEIL, encoded by the exons ATGCATGTGGACACAGTCTTTTCTGTGTTCTCCCTGATTTTTG TGGTCTTGTGGAGGGGGGTCCAGGCTGTCTCACCAGTACCCTCAGTCCCTGACCGTGTCCAGGCCCTGGTGGGCTCCTGCGTGGTGATTCCCTGCTCCTTCACACCTACAGCTCCTCATCCTCCCAGAGGGAGGAAGGAGAAGGTGGATGTGCGGCTGAGATTCAGAGGTGGTGGTCATTTATTTCCTCTCCGGAGCACTGCTTTTAACAGTCAGGACAGAGACCAAGTGAGCAGGGATTTCCTGGGACGAACATCCCTTTTTGGCCAAATCGCAAATGGAGACTGCTCAGTAAAGATTGAAAGGGTCAGACTGGATGACCCAAAGGTGTTTGAGGTGGCTCTGAAGAAAGAGGATGACTTACTCTGGGGGAGGCCAAGCAGCTTTAATCTTGATGTTATTG ACACACCTGAGCCTCCCACCATCAGCGGCATGTTGTCAGCCACAGAAGGACAGCTGGTCACCCTGAACTGCTCTGTCAGCTTTCACTGCCCCTCCAGGCCTCCTGCCCTGCAGTGGACATGGGAACGAGGAGCCCAGCTGAACATTACTGAGCCTGGGGAAGTACAGACACTCTCCCCAGATTCCAACAGACAGATGTTACTGGCCTCTGTGTCCTTCACTGTGTCCCACACAGTGAATCCCAGGCTCAGGTGTGAGGTCAGCTATCCAGGAGCCAAAACTTTAACCACAGCCAAAGATCTGCATGTGTCAT ttTCTCCAAAAGATGTGAAGATTCAGGTCCAGACCTTGACTGTGCAGGATGGGGGTAGTGCCTTGCTGGTGTGCTCATGCAAAGCTGACCCTCCAGCTTCAGAGTACCGCTGGTCCTACGTTCAACACGGCCGCACTGTCCACCTTCACAACCGACTGCACACAGTGCGAGTGTTTAACGTGACCAGAGACATGAGGGTCCGCTGCTCAGCTAAGAACCTGATTGGTCGAGGAGAGTCTCAGCCCACTCTGCTAAACATTCAGT ACAAGCCAGCCAtcctccagctctcctcttcctGTGTCGTGGAGGACTCTAAAGTGCTCTGTCACTGTTCAATCGAATCCAACCCCAAACCTGCAGTCACCTGGAGTGTTAACGGGACTGTTCCACCTGACGACTACAATGTTTCTGTCATATCAGAACCCAACATGCTAACGGCCTCCCTGAGGGGGCACATGGACAAACCTCTCAGGGTGATCTGCTTCGCTTTCAATGCACTGGGGAACGACTCCCTTGTTTTGTTGCATGGGGAAGAAG AAGCgatgccattgttgttgttggttttacCTGCTGCGGCCATCTGCCTGGTTATATCCCTTTTGTCTCTTCTTGTCTGCTGTTGCAGAAAGAGAGCTAAGAG ACACATCATGAGCAGACGTCCAGCCATGTACCCTGAAGGATTGGGAATTTATCAGGAAAGGATGCCCCTTTACATTAATTGCACTGAAGTGACTCATGTTTACTCCAATGGCAGCTACCAACTTGTGTACCAAAACTGTACACCTCTGTTTGTCCATACCGAGCAG ATCCGCCCAATGGCCCGAAGAGGAGGGGAAAGAAGAAGAGGTGGAGAAGTAGGAGGGATGAATAGAAGAGCTGGTGTTGGAGTCAGAGGCACAAGAGAGGTGCAGGTTTCCgatgcagctgatccagaaacGGCCATCTACCTAGAGATCCTCTAA